GGTCTTTATCAGAGTAAAAGTCAATTTTGATTATAAACATATGACTAAAATACGAATTAGGTCCGAAacatttactttttgaaaaaacagagtcataacaaatgaaaatattgaaaaagtagTCCTTTTTTATGATTTCGTCAAAATATTAACGGTCAATACTAACTGCACAGTGGCATGACCATTAGTTTTTTGATGGAACCGTAAAAAAATGATCACTCCGACACAGATTTTATTTGTTATagacttttttttcaaaaagtgaatattttagactaaattcgtatttttggtcatatgtttaggacctaAATTGACATTTGCTCTAAAATTATTACAATTAGATTGTTTTTCATGGTCCcaatgattaattattaaatccTAGACAAATCTGACGTTATCTTGTTTAACGAACTGAACGCTAAACGTTGTCGCAGAAAAAGTTGAGCATTACGGCCACGATTTCGAGAGTGCTGAATTACATAACTGAGCTGCAGGCAGAAGTGGAGAGGCTAAAACACAAGGAGAGATTTGTCTCACAAAAGAgtcacataaatttaaagaaatCAAGCTCCAATTCAGCAGCTTCAGCAACTCCAATCAGCGACGTTGAAGTCGTGATCCAGATTTGCATTACCAAGGAAGAAAATGGTTCGTTTTCTGAAGCAATCTCGAGATTGGAAGAAGAAGGTTTTCTCATGGTCAATGCTTCTTGTTTCCAATCATTTCAATCAAGGCTTTTCTATAATCTCCATTTTCAGGTAAggataataatttattattattattattattattattattattattattattattattattattattattattattattattattattattattacttgggaatatgttttttttattgattaggGTTCTTGTTTTTAACAGGCACAAGAAGGTCAAGTGATTTTGTATATatgttgtatatatatgttcGTGTCGTATTTTTATGTTGTGTAATATTTATTAGTGGAGGCTATAGTggacattatttaattatatagtagaaCAAGAGGTGGAGCTAGAGTAGTTAAAAAGAAGTGTATACTAACTTTCATGAAGTTGTGGAATCCCACTATATATTTTGAATTAGATAAATTTCTAGGTATGTACATAATTGAGCACCAAATGTCGTTTCACGTGATTAAGATTTTGTTAAATAATGTTCTCAAGATTATTGACTAAAGTCCAAATTTagtttcttatatttgtttaaaaaaaaaattcaatactaTATATGAGGTGTGTAATCTTTTGATCTCAAACAATATGTTTTGATTCAAAATTAACATTTTCTGTTAAATGTAATTGTTAAATTAATAACCTAATTATAATCTAACTAACCTAActtaattaatgaatttaatatgaaaatttataaaatattttttcataaaataaaaatagaataaattaaaaggaaatttgCTTTCCACAAATTGATGTTGTTTATACAAATTGAAGCCGGGTTGATAACACAAGCTACAATATTGTGGGCTATTACGCCTATATTTTTTCCCATATTCTGTCCATTATATAGAATAACAACATTTAATTCTTGTTAATTAACTAAGTAAGAAATCAAGTTAAGTTTGAATAAAAAAGGTAACTACGTTTTGTacatttagggtttagggttgcTAGCTTCAACGATACGTTTTGATTCAAGATGAATAAGCTAGGGATATTTCCTCTTGTTATGAACCTTTTTGCCACATTTATAGCATGTGTAATCAGGCATCATTTGTTGTTTATTTCTCTTTAGATGTTTTTGGCCTTGCTCATTTTGGACAACCCGAAAGTTTGATGATTTCGGGTGGGACGACACAGGCATCATTTGTTGTTTATTTCTCTTTAGATGTTTTTTGCCTTGCTCATTTTGGACGGCCCGAAAGTTTGATGATTTCGGGTGGGACGACATCACGCTCCATCGTCTTGGGCCATAAGTTGTGACCTTCAACTGGGTGAATAATTGGTTGGTAAATCTTTTGGgagctttcttttaaataacaAGTATCCATAAACTGATTCCACCGCCTCACATGTTGTCTCTTTAGCTGCAATTGTGTGATAACACGGGATGCCTGTGAGCATCCATTTCCTGCAATTAATTGTTCTATCCCTCAAGTTaacaacaaattgttcatttcacTTCGTGTTCACTTGGTAAATCCACTCTCCAGCCTCCCACGCCATGCATTCGCTTGTCCTCTCTTTgagtttttcaattttcttcctTATTTCAGACCAAACAGTCTTGTATCCTTGAAGTAAATTGGTCTTGTATCCTTGAAGTAAATTGTCTTCTAGTTGTGAATCTATCCATCGTGTACATTCTGATGCACTCCAAAACCCCATACAATGGCTTTTCACGAGCAATAAAAACTCGTGCCTaacccaaaatgcatattcttatggaatGGAGGGATTAAGGTATTACTAGAATTCTTATCTTAATTTACTGTATCATGCaatgaattaaaatttgatatatgatGTATTTATACTAATTGAGTATGAGATTTTGATTTaaaatttttcataattttgataTTAACTTTTTACATtccaaaatttttattatttctagAACATAACAACTCGatcaaaaaaaatcaacatgTTCTGAACTTATATATTTAACAATCTAAAgctataatattaaatattttcacattttatttgtaaatattaGAATTCTTAACTCTAAAAAATAAGATTATCAGATATAGTATTAGTAGATTTTACTATTCTTTATATTCTTAATTCTTAATCAATTCGTTGTTTGTTGGACTACACACAGTGAGCTAGACTACAATAACTACATTAGTTAGCTTTCTTCCTTTTCCTTG
This portion of the Salvia splendens isolate huo1 chromosome 10, SspV2, whole genome shotgun sequence genome encodes:
- the LOC121751695 gene encoding transcription factor bHLH100-like; translated protein: MMGHEEENLSYFSRERRDTSDLQINDFIINGDDGDKKVKKLNLNASERYRRKKMDTLYANLRSLLPPQDLSKKLSITATISRVLNYITELQAEVERLKHKERFVSQKSHINLKKSSSNSAASATPISDVEVVIQICITKEENGSFSEAISRLEEEGFLMVNASCFQSFQSRLFYNLHFQAQEGQVILYICCIYMFVSYFYVV